Proteins from one Deinococcus actinosclerus genomic window:
- the xpt gene encoding xanthine phosphoribosyltransferase, giving the protein MQALVDAIRQQGEILPGGILKVDGLVNHQLLPHLTREMGETFARHFAPLNPNKIVTIEVSGIAPAIATAMVLGVPMVYARKKKPVTMKEPAFTAQSVSRTKGGVVDLYVSSEFLGADDRVVVIDDFLASGGTLRALAGMIGVSGAQLLGIGCVVEKQFESGREKLADLNVPIHTLANIVRMSEAAGIEVEAGR; this is encoded by the coding sequence ATGCAGGCACTCGTGGACGCCATTCGGCAGCAGGGGGAGATTCTCCCCGGCGGCATTCTCAAGGTGGATGGACTCGTCAACCACCAGCTCCTCCCGCACCTGACGCGCGAGATGGGGGAGACCTTCGCGCGGCATTTCGCGCCGCTGAACCCCAACAAGATCGTGACCATCGAGGTCAGCGGCATCGCGCCCGCCATCGCTACCGCCATGGTGCTGGGCGTGCCCATGGTGTACGCCCGCAAGAAGAAACCCGTGACCATGAAGGAACCCGCGTTCACCGCGCAGTCCGTCAGCCGCACCAAGGGCGGCGTGGTGGACCTGTACGTCAGCAGCGAGTTCCTCGGCGCAGACGACCGCGTGGTCGTGATCGACGACTTCCTCGCGTCGGGCGGCACGCTGCGCGCCCTGGCGGGCATGATCGGCGTCAGCGGCGCGCAGCTGCTCGGGATCGGCTGCGTGGTGGAAAAGCAGTTCGAATCGGGCCGCGAGAAACTCGCCGACCTGAACGTCCCCATCCACACCCTGGCGAACATCGTCCGCATGAGCGAGGCCGCCGGGATCGAGGTCGAAGCCGGACGGTGA
- the gnd gene encoding decarboxylating NADP(+)-dependent phosphogluconate dehydrogenase, with translation MTSDVQGTADIGVIGLAVMGENLILNMASRGFTVAAFNRTVSKVTAFTQGRAKGQRILGADSLEGFVGLLKPPRRVMLMVKAGAAVDEFIAHLAPLLSQGDIIIDGGNSHPADSTRRTRELAEKGLLFIGTGVSGGEEGALTGPSIMPGGNEQAWEAVRPIFQGIAARVADGTPCCDWVGEGGAGHFVKMVHNGIEYADMQMIAESYQLLRAAGLSAPETGEVFARWNEGELNSYLIEITADILRKTDDVTGQPLVDVILDAAGQKGTGKWTSVAALDAGSPAATITEAVYARAMSALKAERVAASAVLDGPAFPVPADRDAFVEGVRQALYASKIAAYAQGFQLLHLSAQDAGWTLDYGRIAQMWRGGCIIRAAFLDRIKEAYDAQPGLANLLVAPYFCEAVRGAQAAWRETVAAAVRGGVPVPAFSSALAYFDGYRSAVLPANLLQAQRDYFGAHTYERTDRPRGEFFHTNWTGRGGDTASTTYNA, from the coding sequence ATGACCTCGGACGTGCAGGGAACGGCAGATATCGGCGTGATCGGGCTGGCCGTGATGGGCGAGAACCTGATCCTCAACATGGCCAGCCGGGGCTTCACGGTCGCGGCCTTCAACCGCACGGTGAGCAAGGTGACGGCCTTCACGCAGGGCCGCGCGAAGGGGCAACGCATCCTCGGGGCCGACAGCCTGGAGGGCTTCGTGGGGCTGCTCAAGCCGCCGCGCCGCGTGATGCTGATGGTCAAGGCGGGCGCCGCCGTGGACGAGTTCATCGCGCACCTCGCGCCGCTGCTGTCCCAGGGCGACATCATCATCGACGGGGGGAACAGCCACCCGGCGGATTCCACGCGCCGCACGCGCGAACTGGCGGAGAAAGGCCTGCTGTTCATCGGTACCGGCGTCTCCGGCGGCGAGGAGGGCGCCCTGACCGGCCCGAGCATCATGCCCGGCGGGAACGAGCAGGCCTGGGAGGCCGTGAGGCCCATCTTCCAGGGGATCGCGGCGCGCGTGGCGGACGGCACGCCCTGCTGCGACTGGGTCGGCGAAGGCGGCGCGGGGCACTTCGTGAAGATGGTGCACAACGGCATCGAGTACGCCGACATGCAGATGATCGCCGAGAGCTACCAGCTCCTGCGCGCCGCGGGCCTCAGCGCCCCCGAGACCGGGGAGGTCTTCGCCCGCTGGAACGAGGGCGAACTGAACAGTTACCTGATCGAGATCACGGCCGACATCCTGCGCAAGACCGACGACGTGACCGGGCAGCCGCTCGTGGACGTGATCCTGGACGCCGCCGGGCAGAAGGGCACCGGGAAGTGGACGTCGGTGGCGGCGCTGGACGCCGGGAGTCCCGCCGCGACGATCACCGAGGCGGTGTACGCCCGCGCCATGAGCGCCCTGAAGGCCGAGCGCGTGGCGGCCAGCGCCGTGCTGGACGGCCCGGCCTTCCCGGTCCCCGCCGACCGGGACGCTTTTGTGGAGGGCGTCCGGCAGGCGCTGTACGCCAGCAAGATCGCCGCGTACGCGCAGGGCTTCCAGCTGCTGCACCTGAGCGCGCAGGACGCCGGGTGGACGCTGGACTACGGGCGGATCGCGCAGATGTGGCGCGGCGGGTGCATCATCCGCGCGGCGTTCCTCGACCGCATCAAGGAGGCGTACGACGCGCAGCCCGGTCTGGCGAACCTGCTGGTCGCCCCGTACTTCTGCGAGGCGGTGCGGGGCGCGCAGGCCGCGTGGCGGGAGACCGTGGCGGCCGCCGTGCGCGGGGGCGTACCGGTCCCGGCCTTCAGCAGCGCCCTGGCGTACTTCGACGGGTACCGCTCGGCGGTGCTGCCCGCCAACCTCCTTCAGGCGCAGCGGGACTACTTCGGGGCGCACACCTACGAACGCACGGACCGTCCACGCGGGGAGTTCTTCCACACGAACTGGACCGGGCGCGGCGGGGACACGGCCAGCACGACCTACAACGCCTGA
- a CDS encoding methyltransferase domain-containing protein translates to MPRPARSDRNAPKGRPRPKVDHRTRQPAREYELDVLAGLEDVAATELAGVPLARDVRGLRFWFPGSPERLTRMRSVVAVYRIRTWDVPRPRGLLGNQQLSELTEYLREVVEVGGHRSFRFGAAGKDSPVMQRLAEELQQSLELPHDPEAGELLIRLRPSGDGQGWDVLARITPRPLSTRPWRVCNMAGGLNATIAYAAHKLAGQRDADRIFNPMSGSGTLLIERDLMGPSAALVGVDINPEAVRCAQENIRAAKRQIEVAQRDALHTGLPARSFDLVMADLPWGDAISTHGANETLYPAFLTEMHRLTSQRGRLCVITHEIRLFERVLQDQQKWHAHELFQVASGGHHPKAYLLSKR, encoded by the coding sequence ATGCCGCGCCCCGCCCGCTCCGACCGAAATGCGCCCAAGGGCCGCCCCCGCCCCAAAGTGGATCACCGCACCCGCCAGCCTGCCCGCGAGTACGAACTGGACGTCCTGGCCGGACTGGAGGACGTCGCCGCGACCGAACTGGCCGGCGTGCCCCTGGCCCGCGACGTGCGCGGCCTGCGCTTCTGGTTCCCGGGCAGCCCCGAACGCCTGACCCGCATGCGCAGCGTCGTCGCCGTGTACCGCATCCGCACCTGGGACGTGCCCCGCCCGCGCGGCCTGCTGGGCAATCAGCAGCTCTCGGAACTCACCGAGTACCTGCGCGAGGTCGTTGAGGTCGGCGGGCACCGCTCCTTCCGCTTCGGGGCCGCCGGGAAGGACAGCCCGGTCATGCAGCGCCTCGCGGAGGAACTCCAGCAGTCGCTGGAGCTCCCGCACGACCCCGAAGCGGGTGAACTCCTGATCCGCCTGCGTCCCAGCGGCGACGGGCAGGGCTGGGACGTCCTGGCGCGCATCACGCCCAGACCGCTCAGCACCCGCCCGTGGCGCGTGTGCAACATGGCGGGCGGCCTGAACGCCACCATCGCCTACGCCGCGCACAAACTCGCCGGGCAGCGCGACGCCGACCGCATCTTCAACCCCATGAGCGGCAGCGGCACCCTGCTGATCGAACGGGACCTGATGGGCCCCAGCGCCGCGCTCGTCGGCGTGGACATCAATCCCGAGGCCGTGCGGTGCGCGCAGGAGAACATCCGCGCCGCCAAGCGCCAGATCGAGGTCGCGCAGCGCGACGCCCTGCACACCGGCCTCCCCGCGCGGTCCTTCGATCTGGTCATGGCCGACCTCCCCTGGGGCGACGCGATCAGCACCCACGGCGCGAACGAGACCCTGTACCCCGCCTTCCTGACCGAGATGCACCGCCTGACCAGCCAGCGCGGGCGGCTGTGCGTGATCACCCACGAGATCCGCCTCTTCGAGCGGGTGTTGCAGGACCAGCAGAAATGGCACGCGCACGAACTCTTCCAGGTTGCCAGCGGCGGCCACCACCCCAAGGCGTACCTGCTCAGCAAGAGGTGA
- the rpoZ gene encoding DNA-directed RNA polymerase subunit omega yields the protein MAERDIDKLLSLTDSKYRLSVVTAKRALQLRSGAPSVLPVEQRVRTRNLVTQAMRELATGKLTVGTNMIDEQRFHQDYVRQRQAQIQAQLNAERERERD from the coding sequence ATGGCAGAACGAGATATTGACAAGCTGCTGTCACTGACCGACAGCAAGTACCGACTGAGCGTCGTGACCGCCAAGCGGGCGCTGCAGCTGCGCAGCGGCGCGCCGAGCGTGCTGCCGGTCGAGCAGCGCGTGCGCACGCGGAACCTGGTCACGCAGGCGATGCGGGAACTGGCGACCGGGAAACTCACGGTCGGCACGAACATGATCGACGAGCAGCGCTTCCATCAGGATTACGTGCGCCAGCGTCAGGCCCAGATTCAGGCTCAGCTCAACGCCGAGCGCGAACGCGAACGGGACTGA
- a CDS encoding cation:proton antiporter has protein sequence MLSAFAVLLCVTALLAYLNERFLHFPTTVGVTLAGALASILLIGLDALGLPGLRGWAAGVLETLDFTEFVLNGILSVLLFAGALSLNARQMLRQRRSILLLAFLSTLISTALIGFAAYGVFALVGLDVPLMWALLFGALISPTDPVAVLDLLKRARVPLKIETLIAGESLFNDGVGVVIFLALAGAAGLGGHGGEVSAAGVAGLFAREALGGLAFGALLGGLGYALLKGATEHAVEILLTLALVVGGYAAAAALGISGPLAMVVAGLIISAWKHELFTPDTQELVEGFWETTDQVLNIVLFAFIGLDVLLTETTGAQIMASVLLIGVALAARWISVAVPFALVRAREGYGAYTVRLLTWGGLRGGIAISLALGLPDSPYRTHLVTVTYAVVLFTIAVQGLTIMPIVRRAVEATPEEG, from the coding sequence ATGCTGAGTGCTTTTGCTGTGCTGCTGTGCGTGACCGCGCTGCTGGCGTACCTGAACGAGCGGTTCCTGCACTTCCCCACGACGGTGGGAGTCACGCTGGCGGGGGCGCTGGCGAGCATCCTGCTGATCGGGCTGGACGCGCTGGGCCTGCCGGGCCTGCGGGGGTGGGCGGCGGGGGTGCTGGAGACGCTGGATTTCACCGAGTTCGTGCTCAACGGGATTCTCAGCGTGCTGCTGTTCGCGGGCGCGCTGAGCCTGAACGCCCGGCAGATGCTGCGGCAGCGGCGCAGCATCCTGCTGCTGGCGTTCCTGAGCACGCTGATCAGCACCGCGCTGATCGGCTTCGCGGCGTACGGGGTGTTCGCGCTGGTGGGGCTGGACGTGCCGCTGATGTGGGCGCTGCTGTTCGGCGCGCTGATCAGCCCGACGGACCCGGTGGCGGTGCTGGACCTCCTGAAGCGCGCGCGGGTGCCGCTGAAGATCGAGACGCTGATCGCCGGGGAGAGCCTGTTCAACGACGGGGTGGGCGTGGTGATCTTCCTGGCGCTGGCGGGCGCGGCGGGCCTGGGCGGGCACGGCGGGGAGGTCAGCGCGGCGGGCGTGGCGGGCCTGTTCGCGCGGGAAGCGCTGGGCGGGCTGGCGTTCGGGGCGCTGCTGGGCGGCCTGGGGTACGCGCTGCTCAAAGGCGCCACGGAGCACGCCGTGGAGATCCTGCTGACCCTGGCGCTGGTGGTGGGCGGGTACGCGGCGGCGGCAGCGCTGGGCATCAGCGGCCCGCTGGCGATGGTCGTGGCCGGGCTGATCATCTCGGCCTGGAAGCACGAGCTGTTCACGCCGGACACCCAGGAGCTCGTGGAGGGCTTCTGGGAGACTACCGATCAGGTGCTGAACATCGTGCTGTTCGCGTTCATCGGCCTGGACGTGCTCCTGACCGAGACGACCGGCGCGCAGATCATGGCGAGCGTCCTGCTGATCGGCGTGGCACTTGCCGCCCGCTGGATCAGCGTGGCCGTGCCGTTCGCGCTCGTGCGCGCCCGCGAGGGCTACGGGGCGTACACGGTGCGCCTGCTGACCTGGGGCGGCCTGCGGGGCGGGATCGCCATCAGCCTCGCGCTGGGCCTGCCGGACAGCCCGTACCGCACGCACCTCGTGACCGTCACGTACGCCGTCGTGCTGTTCACCATCGCCGTGCAGGGCCTGACGATCATGCCCATCGTGCGCCGCGCGGTGGAGGCCACACCCGAAGAGGGTTGA
- a CDS encoding TrkH family potassium uptake protein has product MTRVPPSPPAPEPGRAGRRKSLLARLSPPQLIALSFALAILLGGLILTLPGLHGVNEDGTRRSVNFLQALFTSTSALCVTGLNVIDPSRDFNRAGQLVIMLLIQLGGLGIITFGTSFALLSRRRVNFTERLRVAQQVGALNAGGVLGLIRSIFLYTFVIELVGAALLAFRFVPLEGWGRGLFYALFHSVSAFNNAGFALYSDNLMGFVGDPLVSLVIALLIILGGTGFLVQLNVVAHLLNPRRNRLMVHSKLVLTMMAALLVIGTLVYLVFEWSNPRTLAPLGFGDKLLASFFQSVTLRTAGFNTLDYGAMHLSTLFVSIILMFIGANPGGTGGGIKTSTFYVMMASAWSMVRGRRDTTLFRRRIDTDTVLRAMTVGLLSIGLVNVMFLLLLVFNTRGDVLFVSLFFEAVSAFGTVGLSMNTTTLLNPDQHVVLILLMFLGRIGPLTFAVAFNRPDSRALIRYPADKDILIG; this is encoded by the coding sequence ATGACCCGCGTCCCCCCTTCCCCCCCCGCGCCGGAACCGGGCCGCGCCGGTCGCCGCAAGTCCCTCCTGGCGCGCCTGAGTCCGCCGCAGCTGATCGCGCTGTCGTTCGCGCTGGCGATCCTGCTGGGCGGGCTGATCCTGACCCTGCCGGGCCTGCACGGCGTGAACGAGGACGGCACGCGCCGCAGCGTGAACTTCCTGCAGGCGCTGTTCACGTCCACGAGCGCGCTGTGCGTGACGGGCCTGAACGTCATCGACCCCAGCCGGGACTTCAACCGGGCGGGGCAGCTGGTGATCATGCTGCTCATCCAGCTGGGCGGCCTGGGGATCATCACGTTCGGGACGTCGTTTGCGCTGCTGTCGCGCCGCCGCGTGAACTTCACCGAGCGCCTGCGGGTGGCGCAGCAGGTGGGCGCGCTGAACGCCGGGGGCGTGCTGGGCCTGATCCGCAGCATCTTCCTGTACACCTTCGTGATCGAACTGGTCGGCGCGGCGCTGCTGGCGTTCCGGTTCGTGCCGCTGGAGGGCTGGGGCCGGGGGCTGTTCTACGCGCTGTTCCACTCGGTGAGTGCGTTCAACAACGCGGGTTTCGCGCTGTACAGCGACAACCTGATGGGCTTCGTGGGCGACCCGCTGGTGAGCCTGGTGATCGCGCTGCTGATCATCCTGGGCGGCACGGGCTTCCTGGTGCAGCTGAACGTGGTCGCGCATCTGCTGAACCCGCGCCGCAACCGCCTGATGGTGCACAGCAAGCTGGTGCTGACCATGATGGCGGCGCTGCTCGTCATCGGGACGCTGGTGTACCTCGTGTTCGAGTGGAGTAACCCCAGGACCCTGGCGCCGCTGGGATTCGGGGACAAGCTGCTGGCGAGTTTCTTCCAGAGCGTCACGCTGCGCACGGCGGGTTTCAACACGCTCGATTACGGCGCGATGCACCTCTCGACGCTGTTCGTGTCGATCATCCTGATGTTCATCGGCGCGAACCCCGGCGGGACGGGCGGCGGCATCAAGACGAGCACCTTCTACGTGATGATGGCGTCGGCCTGGAGCATGGTGCGCGGGCGGCGCGACACGACGCTGTTCCGGCGGCGGATCGACACGGACACGGTCCTGCGGGCCATGACGGTGGGCCTGCTGAGCATCGGGCTGGTGAACGTGATGTTCCTGCTGCTGCTGGTGTTCAACACGCGCGGGGACGTGCTGTTCGTGAGCCTCTTCTTCGAGGCGGTCAGCGCCTTCGGCACGGTGGGCCTGAGCATGAACACCACGACGCTGCTGAACCCCGATCAGCACGTCGTCCTGATCCTGCTGATGTTCCTGGGCCGCATCGGGCCGCTGACGTTCGCGGTGGCGTTCAACCGCCCGGACAGCCGCGCGCTGATCCGCTACCCGGCGGACAAGGACATCCTGATCGGATGA
- a CDS encoding phosphotransferase family protein has translation MPPLPDLTPAELSAFARQFALEGSLTRLPSVGIVNRVYRARRAGRDVVLRAPLPGDDADALTESVAVPAAVRAGIPTPELLVFDDSRAVLDAPVSVYAFAPGRSLDGLGWAHGDPRLSRAWREAGRALAALHAGVEGAPDPHGYLESITPPDPARTRTRVLTGERLGTAEADWATGLTARLLSENPLPARPAFLHNDLHAGNLMVTDDGAVTALIDWGDAGWGDPALDLSYSGPLAVPDLLAGYHEATGRPDDALTLRVLAYTLDNAARYLTRQPEAHENGDLWYTRPATALMQLLRVSPRVPQWLEVLGR, from the coding sequence GTGCCCCCTCTCCCTGACCTGACCCCCGCCGAGCTGTCGGCCTTCGCGCGGCAGTTTGCGCTGGAGGGGTCGCTGACGCGCCTGCCCAGCGTGGGCATCGTGAACCGCGTGTACCGCGCCCGCCGCGCTGGGCGGGACGTGGTGCTGCGCGCGCCCCTGCCCGGCGACGACGCGGACGCCCTGACCGAGAGTGTCGCCGTGCCCGCAGCCGTGCGGGCGGGCATTCCGACGCCGGAGTTGCTGGTCTTCGACGATTCGCGCGCAGTGCTGGACGCGCCGGTCAGCGTGTACGCCTTCGCGCCGGGCCGCAGCCTGGACGGCCTGGGCTGGGCGCACGGCGACCCGCGCCTGTCCCGCGCGTGGCGGGAGGCGGGCCGCGCGCTGGCCGCCCTGCACGCGGGTGTGGAAGGCGCGCCCGACCCGCACGGATATCTGGAATCAATCACGCCGCCCGACCCGGCCCGCACCCGCACGCGCGTCCTGACCGGAGAGCGGCTGGGCACCGCCGAGGCCGACTGGGCGACCGGCCTGACCGCCCGCCTCCTGAGCGAGAACCCGCTGCCCGCACGCCCCGCGTTCCTGCACAACGACCTGCACGCCGGGAACCTGATGGTCACCGATGACGGCGCGGTCACCGCCCTGATCGACTGGGGCGACGCCGGGTGGGGCGACCCGGCCCTGGACCTCAGCTACTCCGGGCCGCTCGCCGTGCCGGACCTGCTCGCCGGGTACCACGAGGCCACCGGGCGTCCCGACGACGCGCTGACCCTGCGGGTCCTGGCGTACACGCTGGACAACGCTGCCCGCTACCTCACCCGGCAGCCGGAGGCGCACGAGAACGGCGACCTGTGGTACACCCGCCCCGCCACCGCCCTCATGCAGCTGCTGCGGGTCAGCCCGCGCGTCCCGCAGTGGCTGGAGGTGCTGGGGCGCTGA
- a CDS encoding flavin reductase family protein: protein MTDTGLSPQEFRQTLGRFASGVTIITARGDQRRGMTASAFVSVSLQPPLILVSVDTRAHMHALLLQDDVTHFGVNVLSATQRHLSDHFAGRPGPEDQVPWFEHEGLPLIGGSVAQLVCRKDRVIEAGDHTLFLGFVEYSRYTDDDPLVYFRGQYHELG, encoded by the coding sequence ATGACCGACACCGGCCTCTCCCCGCAGGAATTCCGTCAGACGCTGGGCCGCTTCGCGAGCGGCGTGACCATCATCACCGCCAGGGGTGACCAGAGGCGCGGCATGACCGCCAGCGCCTTCGTGTCCGTCAGCCTCCAGCCGCCCCTGATCCTCGTCAGCGTGGACACGCGCGCCCACATGCACGCCCTGCTGCTCCAGGACGACGTCACGCACTTCGGCGTGAACGTCCTGTCCGCCACGCAGCGCCACCTCAGCGACCACTTCGCGGGCCGCCCCGGCCCCGAGGATCAGGTGCCGTGGTTCGAGCACGAGGGCCTGCCGCTGATCGGCGGCAGCGTCGCGCAGCTCGTGTGCCGCAAGGACCGCGTCATCGAGGCCGGCGACCACACGCTGTTCCTGGGTTTCGTCGAGTACAGCCGCTACACCGACGACGACCCGCTGGTGTACTTCCGCGGCCAGTACCACGAACTGGGGTAA
- a CDS encoding Gfo/Idh/MocA family protein: MTDRPFRWGLLGAARIARALIPAIREAGGEVAGFGARDPHSARVQAFAEQWDVPVLGTYEDVVAADVDAVYNPLPNDAHLPWSVAAMRAGKHALTEKPVALNAAQAQAIADAARETGQLHLEAFAYRFQPHVDRVREIAAQDLGEIRAVRGMFGFHMTNPDDFRWNADQGGGALLDVGTYPVNLIRLLLGEPAAVTAQARWTPGGVDLGLSGTLEYPQALASVDCAVDWLHERSAQRLTVVGTRGVLDVDGVFHSNTQQPTILRVEVEGQARTEQVGPGNGYARMVAHFQRAARGQEALRFTPDDAVAQARVLDALLQAARTGQRVPLTP; encoded by the coding sequence ATGACCGACCGACCGTTCCGCTGGGGGCTGCTGGGTGCCGCCCGCATTGCCCGCGCCCTCATTCCCGCGATCCGCGAGGCGGGCGGCGAGGTCGCAGGCTTCGGCGCGCGTGACCCGCACTCGGCGCGGGTACAGGCCTTCGCCGAGCAGTGGGACGTGCCGGTGCTCGGCACCTACGAGGACGTCGTCGCGGCCGACGTGGACGCCGTGTACAACCCCCTGCCGAACGACGCGCACCTGCCCTGGAGCGTGGCGGCCATGCGCGCGGGCAAGCACGCCCTGACCGAGAAGCCCGTCGCGCTGAACGCCGCGCAGGCGCAGGCCATCGCGGACGCCGCGCGCGAGACCGGGCAGCTGCACCTCGAGGCCTTCGCGTACCGCTTCCAGCCGCACGTGGACCGCGTGCGCGAGATCGCCGCGCAGGACCTCGGGGAGATCCGCGCGGTGCGGGGCATGTTCGGGTTCCACATGACCAACCCCGACGACTTCCGCTGGAATGCCGACCAGGGCGGCGGGGCGCTGCTGGACGTCGGCACGTACCCCGTGAACCTCATCCGGCTGCTGCTGGGCGAACCCGCCGCCGTGACCGCCCAGGCCCGCTGGACGCCCGGCGGGGTGGACCTGGGCCTGAGCGGCACCCTGGAGTATCCGCAGGCGCTGGCCAGCGTGGACTGCGCCGTGGACTGGCTGCACGAACGCAGCGCCCAGCGCCTGACCGTGGTCGGTACGCGCGGCGTGCTGGACGTGGACGGCGTGTTTCACAGCAACACGCAGCAGCCCACCATCCTGCGCGTGGAGGTCGAGGGGCAGGCCCGCACCGAGCAGGTCGGGCCCGGCAACGGCTACGCCCGGATGGTCGCGCACTTCCAGCGCGCCGCGCGCGGTCAGGAGGCGCTGCGCTTCACCCCGGACGACGCGGTCGCGCAGGCCCGCGTGCTCGACGCGCTGCTGCAGGCCGCCCGCACCGGGCAGCGCGTGCCCCTGACCCCCTGA
- a CDS encoding peptidylprolyl isomerase: MSDHYQQDGFTVTPELSAERQTRFNAAPELGDGIEPGKNYRAVLETSKGRIVVELFADDAPVTVNSFAYLLRHHYYDGIKFHRVIDGFMAQAGDPTGTGAGGPGYDFEDEPNDHRHRGKGILSMANRGPNTNGSQFFITFVDTPHLDGRHTVFGKVVEGLDVLDRLTRIEPGRLGTADVIETAYLVEK; encoded by the coding sequence ATGAGTGACCACTACCAGCAGGATGGCTTCACCGTCACCCCCGAACTGAGCGCCGAGCGCCAGACCCGCTTCAACGCGGCCCCCGAACTCGGGGACGGCATCGAACCCGGCAAGAACTACCGCGCCGTGCTGGAAACCAGCAAGGGCCGCATCGTCGTCGAACTGTTCGCGGACGACGCGCCCGTCACCGTGAACAGCTTCGCGTACCTGCTGCGCCACCACTACTACGACGGCATCAAGTTCCACCGCGTCATCGACGGCTTCATGGCGCAGGCCGGTGACCCCACCGGCACCGGCGCGGGCGGCCCCGGCTACGACTTCGAGGACGAGCCCAACGACCACCGCCACCGCGGCAAGGGCATCCTGAGCATGGCCAACCGCGGCCCGAACACCAACGGCAGCCAGTTCTTCATCACCTTCGTGGACACCCCCCACCTCGACGGCCGCCACACCGTGTTCGGCAAGGTCGTCGAGGGGCTGGACGTGCTCGACCGCCTCACCCGCATCGAGCCCGGCCGCCTGGGCACCGCCGACGTGATCGAAACCGCGTACCTCGTCGAGAAGTAA
- a CDS encoding family 10 glycosylhydrolase, producing MSRPPLRALLLPLLLGVPVPAAAQSAGQNPAPAAAPAPLAAPAPAPGEAAPQPGAALRGLWIDAFGPGLKTPAQVRQTVQDAARLGVNTLFVQAIRRADCLCLKASVPAISDADLAPGFDPLEAITAQAHARGMRVIAWLSVTGVANTTVPNTSPEHLMRAHGPDAGRASWLARRPDGSWLEGRDAWLDAAIPDAAEYMTQAAVSLVRNYPVDGIQLDRIRYPDGGAWGYDPKVLARYRAESGRPGTPAPTDPAWQDWKREQITNLVRRIALEVKAVRPDAWISAATITYNDAPADLSGFRKTRTYTDVMQDWPTWMQTGLLDLNVLMNYKRDAAPPQGAWFDRWNAFAQLVQTRTDGQRVALASGTAMYLNAPKVTAAQAARSVRAGLGWVGYSYRTPTADVYGQRQDTPAGLSAVQAVLTAPGAVLNTPRPWTETPVTTRGLLGRVTGAEVPGGRTVQVIRDDRVIAQAQTDALGYYGFATLTPGPVEVRVSGQRWLDRVPERGVVRLPDLLVRSVQIIPSLPPAKP from the coding sequence ATGTCCCGCCCCCCGCTGCGCGCCCTGCTCCTGCCCCTCCTGCTGGGCGTTCCCGTCCCCGCTGCGGCCCAGAGTGCCGGCCAGAACCCCGCCCCTGCCGCCGCCCCAGCCCCTCTGGCCGCCCCGGCCCCCGCACCCGGCGAGGCGGCGCCCCAGCCCGGCGCGGCGCTGCGGGGCCTGTGGATCGACGCCTTCGGCCCCGGCCTGAAGACCCCGGCGCAGGTCAGGCAGACCGTGCAGGACGCCGCGCGCCTCGGCGTGAACACCCTGTTCGTGCAGGCCATCCGCCGCGCCGACTGCCTGTGCCTGAAGGCCAGCGTGCCCGCCATCAGCGACGCCGACCTGGCCCCCGGCTTCGACCCGCTGGAGGCCATCACGGCCCAGGCGCACGCGCGCGGCATGCGGGTCATCGCGTGGCTCAGCGTGACCGGCGTGGCGAACACCACCGTCCCCAACACCAGCCCGGAGCACCTCATGCGCGCCCACGGACCCGACGCGGGCCGCGCGTCCTGGCTGGCCCGCCGCCCCGACGGCAGCTGGCTGGAAGGCCGGGACGCCTGGCTGGACGCCGCCATTCCCGACGCCGCCGAGTACATGACCCAGGCCGCCGTGAGCCTCGTGCGGAACTACCCCGTGGACGGCATCCAGCTCGACCGCATCCGCTACCCGGACGGCGGCGCGTGGGGCTACGACCCCAAGGTGCTCGCCCGCTACCGCGCCGAGAGCGGCCGTCCCGGCACGCCCGCGCCCACGGACCCCGCCTGGCAGGACTGGAAACGCGAGCAGATCACCAACCTCGTGCGGCGCATCGCGCTGGAGGTCAAGGCGGTGCGCCCGGACGCCTGGATCAGCGCCGCCACCATCACCTACAACGACGCGCCCGCCGACCTGAGCGGCTTTCGCAAGACCCGCACGTACACCGACGTGATGCAGGACTGGCCCACCTGGATGCAGACCGGCCTGCTCGACCTGAACGTCCTGATGAACTACAAGCGCGACGCCGCCCCGCCTCAGGGCGCGTGGTTCGACCGCTGGAACGCGTTCGCGCAGCTCGTGCAGACCCGTACCGACGGGCAGCGCGTGGCGCTCGCCTCGGGCACCGCCATGTACCTCAACGCCCCGAAGGTCACCGCCGCGCAGGCCGCCCGCAGCGTCAGAGCGGGCCTGGGCTGGGTCGGGTACTCGTACCGCACCCCCACCGCCGACGTGTACGGCCAGCGGCAGGACACGCCCGCCGGACTGAGCGCCGTGCAGGCCGTCCTGACCGCCCCCGGCGCGGTCCTGAACACCCCGCGCCCCTGGACGGAGACGCCCGTCACCACGCGCGGCCTGCTGGGCCGCGTGACCGGCGCGGAGGTCCCGGGCGGCCGCACCGTGCAGGTCATCCGCGACGACCGCGTGATCGCGCAGGCGCAGACCGACGCGCTGGGCTACTACGGCTTCGCCACCCTGACCCCCGGCCCGGTCGAGGTGCGCGTCAGCGGGCAGCGCTGGCTCGACCGCGTGCCCGAACGCGGCGTGGTGCGCCTGCCGGACCTGCTCGTGCGCTCAGTGCAGATCATCCCCAGCCTGCCGCCCGCCAAACCCTGA